Part of the Echeneis naucrates chromosome 1, fEcheNa1.1, whole genome shotgun sequence genome, GCTCCAAACACATTCATGCCACATCAACATTGGCGTTAATTATATACTAATAACTAGGGGTTGGAATCTTTTATTATCTCACGATAAAACTCCattcaaaatcgattttcgattcaaaacgatttgatcCACAATTATTTCTGCctcaatctataggtgtgcaaaggatcctcatgatctgctccagtctgctgcagacagaatgacaaatggagacattaaagtgtctttttcacatttgctaagtttgaaacatttatccattctgagatggaattgttgcataaaagcaatattgCACATTAcctaagtaacaaaaataaaagtgtctttcattaaaaaaaatagtgcagttaaacatgggttcctcattttgcaaaccttgccCACTGTGAAGCTCTTGTCAAGCTTGGTCTTCCCAGGCATTCGGTAAATTGGGCCCTATAAATTCTGCGATcatgaaaaaacagaattcattagAAACACGGAATAATACggaactggctgacattttacataaacatttttttgtttacagttttttttctaaaaaggaACTcatctgttgggaaaatgctccaagggggtcactaataatgcacgcccccccccccacccatgaatgaatcaatggatgtggtgacttgagcgcAGTGGGCACGGTTCGATTCCCAttgggggcacctgaacatgtttaggttatttggtgtaaatgtgtgtagTGACCTGAGCTGCAAGGGGAagcagtggttagcgctgccgCCCAGCAATAAGAGGTCAgcggttcaattcccagtgtgaacatgtctaagttaattggttagTTGGTGAACTGAGTAAATAGCTTTcctgggctacagcaaggaacggcAACCCTCCTAGACCAGACTAGATCAAAGACAGGACCTCCCCAGAGGATagatcagaccagagaccggacccctgcagagagtgcAGCCTAGACTGGACCAGACTAGATGAGAACCTGGACCCTCCCTCCAGAGATTGCCCCCCCAAAATGAGaacggacccctccagagactagagactatAGATGAGACAAGAGACTGGACcccagtctttcttttttttttttgattaaaaaggaacgtatctgtcggAAAAATTCCCAGAGGGGgtcattaataattcatgtcccccaccagtgaagcggccgtctgagtgctaagtcactcactgagctcaaaaCTAAGAGGTTTACTATCATGTTCTTTGATGGAGGTAtcagtggaaaaccaaagagcatggggatagaAGACATTAAAaggtttacagtggatttgatattgccaccaaagttgtgggaaatatgtttcattgttttattgttcatatgttttttcttaaatgcgtggaagcattaaagttatCAGTTATAAgtgaagaaattgtctatatttcattacctAAAACACTGTCAgggttaaatttgtgtaaaatggcAATAATGGAATTCTCTAAAATTGAAAACTGGGGAAAAACAcgaatatgggaaaaattttaacggaatttgggaaaaaaataaagattttataGGACTCTGggtaaaaactgaaatgacttCAACGAGGACGGAGCTGGTTGACTCTTTCCTCTAATATTGCAGTGTCCCCGTTTTGGTGCttactgtgcatgtgtatattcCATGCTCTGTGGTGATGTCAGGAcgtcccgcatacaaaatgaatgcagacagcctgcagattttttctttttgtttgtttgttttttttatcgaTTTTGGATTTTGTAGCTTATCAgacatatttaaataatgataatattaacaatgattatttatttatatatcacTTTTTAAAACGTGCATTCCAACATACAAGTATGCATGTGCAACTACAAACACAGGTATATATAGAAATACTCACAGAATACATTTTCTTGGATTTTCAACCATTTATCTCGGTTTGTGTTGTGGGGACAGCAGTCTCAGGGGAGGGCCCTAACACTCTTCCCTCCAGCCACCTCCACTAGATCCTCTGGGAGGGTATCGAGGCTTTCTCAAGCCAGCAGACAGAAGTAATCCCTCCAGTGGGGTCCTGGGTGTGCCTGGAGCGCCTCACCTTCGGGAGTCATCCTGACCAAATGCCTCAACTGGCCCTTCTTGCTGTGGAGGAGCCATGACTCTACCTTGAAGCAATTTATGGCTTGGACACAAGCTATGCTGCTGAATTACTACTTCCCTGTAAGCCCAAGTGCAGCCACAGGGAagttttaaatcaacaaaatgtgTAAATAGCTTTAAGATGGTGAACACCCATCTGGGAATGATAGAGCTCAGCATGGCCAAAAGTTCACTGATGATGTAACTTAGATTTTTTTACCATAAGTAAATACAATTTTGTCAATCATTATTCAGTACTTTTAGTAATTTAAGAACTCTGAGAAAGATATGAATTTAGTATTCTTTGGCAATGGTATATTTTTTCCAAGCATGACACTGTCTCCACAGTTTTGACAGTGAATATTTACTCCTCAATGCCACGCTTGATGCTGTTGTAGTTGAAAACCACACAGGCTATCTGCTCAATTTCTGTCTTATCTCCACACTCCATTAGACATGCAAACCAACCTTCACCAATGTAAGCCAGGTCTGAGTAACCACTGGGTCCTTGGTTAATGATCCAGGGTTTGCTCCATGTATTTGGATCCTGTGGGGATTTATTCAGATACACTCCTAGATCAATCCTTCTCCTATGATTGCTTGGGTGAGTGTAGAGcagccatttgtttttgtcctggCTCTGGCCACACTCTGTATTTGCATCTTCACTTTGAGCTGGAAAGGAGATCACACTTCCCTGACAGCCTCTACCTGTTTCAGGGAGTGTTGGAGGACCACTTAGTTTACAAAACTCATGCCCTTTAATTACACTGATAGCTTCCACTCGATAGCCTTCCTGGCTGCGGGCATTGCAGTAGATGAAGCTGTTCTGTCCCTCATCAAAAAACTCTGCCATTCCACATTCAATTGATTTTGTTTGGAGCATTTTGCCAAACTGCCAGTGATCTCCATTATCATCACTGTACAGTGAAAGTGCATATGGAGCACCACCCTTAGCATAACCATAAACAGGAACAATCAGTCTGCCTGACTCCATTTGAATGCCGTGACCAGGCCCAACAGCAAAAGTAGCCCAGTTGTTAATTTCAGCCAGTGTATCTGTCAAATCTGTCACGCTGCTCCAACTCTGCCCAAGATCTTCACTGTAGATGTAGCAGAGACGAGTCTTATTGATGCCGTTGTTTATCTGCCAAGACTCCTCCACAGTTCCTTCAACACAAATGAAGAACAGGAAGAGTGTTTGGTTGTTCCTCTCATACAGCGGGCAGGGGTTCATCGTACGGTGCCCTTCAATCCGTGCCTCGTCCACCGATTTGAAGTCTGACCACTGAAAAAATATCATTCAGAGGTGTGTAAACAAAATAGAGCAGCTTTGATAGAGATGAAAGTAGCACTGTAAATGCCAGTGGCCTCAGGGCAAGCAGTGCTTTCCCAGCTGAAGCTATTAATAGACATCGCTCGGTCCCACACATCAGTGGAGGTAATATCTCTTCATACATATGATTTCAGAATAGTTTTCAGAAATAAGATTTGGGGCAAAATTTACTGCCCTATTGTGGGGAGGAGCATCACCTCTGTAAGATAGTTTGCCTTTCGGCTGCTGTACCTGCCAACTTGTCATTTTCCTGGGCGTGAGAGTGTCCCAATGACAAAGGATGGAGTTAATATTAATATAGCTGAAAGAATTGCAGTAATAAGTAAACTAGCAAATTGCATATGTCTATCAGAGAAATAGGTGATGTTGCTGACcagagcagagagctgaagTGCTAGTTAGCAGTTTCTGTGCACTCAAGGCTCTTAGTCAATAAATATATGCTAT contains:
- the LOC115042632 gene encoding sialidase-4-like — its product is MTEVTATEAEPQKCKQIVFESDRKCVFRIPALLYERESESVVAFAEQRESAADSRAKKLVMKTGKLKEESPHVKTIQWSDFKSVDEARIEGHRTMNPCPLYERNNQTLFLFFICVEGTVEESWQINNGINKTRLCYIYSEDLGQSWSSVTDLTDTLAEINNWATFAVGPGHGIQMESGRLIVPVYGYAKGGAPYALSLYSDDNGDHWQFGKMLQTKSIECGMAEFFDEGQNSFIYCNARSQEGYRVEAISVIKGHEFCKLSGPPTLPETGRGCQGSVISFPAQSEDANTECGQSQDKNKWLLYTHPSNHRRRIDLGVYLNKSPQDPNTWSKPWIINQGPSGYSDLAYIGEGWFACLMECGDKTEIEQIACVVFNYNSIKRGIEE